The following coding sequences are from one Methanosarcina sp. WWM596 window:
- the cofH gene encoding 5-amino-6-(D-ribitylamino)uracil--L-tyrosine 4-hydroxyphenyl transferase CofH: protein MNSKIPKDLIERAYQGKSTKEDALLLLEVPPFELFKFADELRSLAVGDTVTYVMNRNINFTSRCLGTCGFCAFRTNNGKVLSIEEIMEKVREAEKANATEVCIQGGLLPDVGLDFYQGIVEAIKAEFPEMHIHSFSPMEVYHAAHISGISVSEALRRLKRSGLDTMPGTAAEILSDRVREIICPLKIKTGEWIEVVRQAHSAGIPTTATMMYGHVETPEERIDHMLIIRDIQKETGGITEFVPLPFMPYNNPIGEKMIREGRYATPGLEDLKTYAISRILFHGHVDNIQASWVKLGKKFAQFALHCGVNDLGGTLMEESISKSAGACHGEMITAEELEWMIHGAGRVPKERTTLYREVNELASGNSRGMSGCRVSE, encoded by the coding sequence ATGAACAGTAAAATTCCCAAAGACCTCATAGAACGCGCATACCAGGGGAAGAGTACAAAAGAAGATGCTCTCCTGCTCCTGGAGGTACCCCCTTTCGAACTCTTCAAGTTTGCGGATGAACTCCGCTCTCTTGCCGTAGGGGACACTGTAACTTACGTCATGAACAGGAACATAAATTTCACAAGCCGCTGTTTGGGGACCTGTGGATTTTGTGCATTTCGGACTAACAACGGCAAAGTCCTGAGCATAGAAGAAATTATGGAAAAGGTGAGAGAGGCAGAAAAGGCCAATGCCACTGAAGTTTGCATCCAGGGAGGACTGCTTCCTGATGTGGGCCTGGACTTTTACCAGGGAATTGTCGAAGCCATAAAAGCCGAATTTCCGGAAATGCATATTCACTCTTTTTCGCCAATGGAAGTCTACCATGCCGCCCACATCAGCGGAATTTCGGTAAGTGAAGCCTTAAGAAGGCTCAAAAGGAGCGGGCTTGACACCATGCCGGGAACTGCAGCCGAAATTCTCTCTGACAGAGTGAGAGAAATAATCTGCCCCTTGAAAATCAAGACTGGAGAATGGATAGAAGTTGTCAGGCAGGCGCATTCAGCGGGCATCCCAACCACTGCAACCATGATGTACGGACACGTTGAAACTCCGGAGGAAAGGATAGATCACATGCTAATCATAAGGGATATCCAGAAAGAAACCGGAGGAATTACCGAATTTGTGCCCCTGCCTTTTATGCCTTACAACAACCCTATAGGGGAAAAAATGATCAGAGAAGGCAGATATGCCACCCCAGGCCTGGAAGACCTGAAAACCTATGCAATCTCCCGTATTCTCTTCCACGGGCATGTGGACAATATCCAGGCAAGCTGGGTGAAACTTGGGAAAAAGTTTGCCCAGTTTGCCCTCCACTGCGGAGTCAACGACCTTGGTGGAACTCTTATGGAAGAAAGTATATCCAAATCAGCAGGTGCCTGCCACGGGGAAATGATTACGGCTGAAGAACTTGAGTGGATGATCCACGGAGCTGGCAGAGTCCCTAAAGAGAGGACTACCCTGTACAGGGAAGTGAATGAGCTGGCTTCCGGAAACTCCCGAGGGATGTCCGGGTGCAGAGTATCCGAATAA
- the cofH gene encoding 7,8-didemethyl-8-hydroxy-5-deazariboflavin synthase subunit CofH — MYVKNPAISESVIERAHQGKCTKEDALLLLEGNPFELFELANELRANSVGDIVSYVVNRNIYITNKCIGNCGFCAYRTETGYILSVEEILKKTEDARKAGAVEVCVQGGFTPEADMEFYLEIIESIKSSFPEICIHALSPMEVNYAAGISGISVEEAMRKLKKSGLDSLTGTSAEILSDRVRKIICPRKINTQQWIDTVTAAHRAGISTNSTIMYGHVETLEERLDHIFTIRKIQQETGGFSELIPMSFLPYNNPVGEKMLASGKFSSTGLEDLQLIAISRVILHTHVNNIQATWVKLGKKLAQFALQCGANDLGGTLMEDQISTASGGNYGEYVSPAEFEWMIKGAGRIPMQRDTLYRKAEPRFPDREGPLPNYRRAGIGSRE; from the coding sequence ATGTATGTGAAAAACCCGGCAATTTCTGAGTCTGTCATTGAGAGAGCACATCAGGGAAAATGTACAAAAGAAGACGCCCTTCTCCTGCTTGAAGGAAACCCATTTGAGCTATTTGAACTTGCAAATGAACTTCGAGCCAACTCTGTAGGCGACATTGTCAGTTATGTTGTAAACAGAAACATCTACATCACAAACAAATGCATCGGAAACTGCGGGTTCTGCGCTTACAGAACCGAGACCGGTTATATACTGAGTGTGGAAGAAATCCTTAAAAAAACAGAAGATGCAAGAAAAGCCGGAGCTGTGGAGGTCTGCGTCCAGGGAGGGTTCACCCCTGAAGCTGATATGGAGTTCTACCTGGAAATTATAGAGTCCATAAAATCCAGTTTCCCCGAGATCTGCATCCACGCCCTGTCCCCGATGGAAGTAAACTACGCAGCAGGAATTTCCGGCATATCCGTAGAAGAAGCAATGCGCAAACTTAAAAAAAGTGGGCTTGATTCTCTTACCGGGACTTCAGCTGAAATTCTTTCCGACAGGGTAAGGAAAATTATCTGCCCTAGAAAAATCAATACACAGCAGTGGATCGATACTGTAACTGCAGCACACAGGGCAGGGATTTCTACCAATTCAACCATCATGTACGGACATGTGGAAACCCTGGAAGAGCGCCTTGACCATATCTTTACCATTCGCAAAATCCAGCAGGAAACCGGCGGGTTTTCGGAACTTATCCCAATGTCATTTTTACCCTACAACAACCCTGTAGGGGAAAAGATGCTTGCATCCGGAAAGTTCTCAAGTACAGGGCTTGAAGACCTGCAACTGATCGCCATATCTCGCGTGATCCTGCATACCCATGTAAACAACATCCAGGCTACCTGGGTAAAGCTCGGGAAAAAACTTGCCCAATTTGCCCTGCAGTGCGGAGCAAATGACCTTGGCGGCACACTTATGGAAGACCAGATCTCGACAGCGTCGGGGGGCAACTATGGAGAATACGTATCTCCTGCGGAGTTTGAATGGATGATAAAAGGTGCCGGAAGAATCCCTATGCAGAGGGACACTCTGTACCGAAAAGCAGAACCCAGGTTTCCTGACAGGGAAGGTCCATTGCCGAATTACAGAAGAGCTGGAATAGGCAGCAGGGAATAA
- the cofC gene encoding 2-phospho-L-lactate guanylyltransferase, with protein sequence MKAVIPYKKAGAKSRLSPVLSLEEREEFVELMLNRVIDSLKEAGIKKIDVLSPSGYGLGGMTKARVLLDEKGLNEALNSYLEKAEEPVLIVMADLPLLSPEHIKGITSTKKDICIVPGKGGGTNALFIRNPSRYRVMYYGSSFLTHCSIATGSGQNFEIYDSFLAGTDIDEPEDLVELLIHGEGTARDYINRKFRLEVSRGRVGLVPL encoded by the coding sequence ATGAAAGCCGTCATCCCCTATAAGAAAGCCGGTGCAAAATCCAGATTATCCCCTGTCCTGAGCCTGGAAGAAAGGGAAGAGTTTGTAGAACTCATGTTAAACCGGGTAATAGATTCTCTCAAGGAAGCCGGAATTAAAAAAATCGACGTTCTCAGCCCTTCGGGCTACGGACTTGGGGGCATGACGAAAGCGAGAGTTCTGCTGGACGAAAAAGGCCTGAATGAAGCCCTGAACAGTTACCTTGAAAAGGCAGAGGAGCCTGTCCTGATTGTTATGGCTGACCTGCCGTTACTCTCCCCGGAACATATAAAAGGGATAACTTCAACTAAAAAGGATATATGTATCGTCCCCGGAAAAGGAGGAGGTACGAATGCCCTTTTTATAAGGAACCCCTCCAGATACAGGGTAATGTATTACGGGTCGAGTTTTCTGACCCACTGTTCGATTGCAACAGGTTCCGGGCAGAATTTTGAAATATATGACTCTTTCCTTGCAGGCACGGATATAGATGAACCCGAAGACCTGGTGGAACTTCTTATCCATGGAGAAGGAACTGCAAGAGACTACATTAACCGGAAATTCAGGCTGGAGGTCAGCCGGGGAAGGGTCGGGTTGGTTCCGCTTTGA
- a CDS encoding 4Fe-4S binding protein, producing the protein MPLKLTGELVSININRYKCGYCGACVGVCPKGALELVETWIEVDESMCIQCGICDRICPVGAIEVMK; encoded by the coding sequence TTGCCTTTAAAACTGACAGGTGAGCTGGTGAGCATCAACATAAACAGATACAAATGTGGATACTGTGGTGCCTGTGTGGGAGTCTGCCCTAAGGGAGCACTTGAACTTGTGGAGACCTGGATTGAAGTAGATGAAAGTATGTGCATACAATGCGGGATATGTGATCGCATCTGCCCTGTGGGAGCAATTGAGGTAATGAAATGA
- a CDS encoding digeranylgeranylglycerophospholipid reductase, translated as MKDMYDVLVIGAGPGGSIAAKTAAEKGLDVLLIEKRQEIGDPVRCAEGVNKEYLKKHVEIDNSWICADLKGSRIFSPNGTKIEMAQEISGGEVGYVLERKIFDRALAEHAAKAGAEVRVKTRATGLIIEDDFVKGARLMHLGKEYEVRAKIIIGADGIESKVGRWAGIDTALKPVDIETCAQYLITGADIDQEYCEFYIGNELAPGGYIWIFPKGEGKANVGVGLLGSKTGKFKPRPVDYLNRFVKKNFPNAGIVEMVFGGVPVSGSIEKTSTNGLMLVGDAARQSDPITGGGILNAMDAGKLAGEAAYEAISAGDVSFEKLEEVYEKRWRETTGHDIDMSLIVKNCFINLQDEDLDALAGSLKEVKFERMRLFDLLQALFKANKKLLWDLRIFFKDAAKEVIKNKNNA; from the coding sequence ATGAAAGATATGTATGATGTTCTGGTTATAGGAGCCGGGCCTGGGGGTTCCATTGCTGCAAAAACAGCAGCCGAAAAAGGGCTTGATGTGCTTTTAATCGAAAAGCGCCAGGAAATAGGGGACCCTGTACGCTGCGCCGAAGGTGTGAATAAAGAATACCTTAAAAAACATGTTGAAATTGACAACAGCTGGATTTGTGCTGACCTCAAAGGTTCCCGTATTTTCTCCCCTAACGGCACGAAGATAGAAATGGCACAGGAAATCTCCGGTGGAGAGGTTGGGTATGTCCTTGAAAGAAAAATATTTGACCGCGCTCTCGCTGAACATGCTGCAAAAGCTGGAGCAGAGGTAAGGGTAAAGACAAGGGCAACCGGTCTGATCATTGAAGATGACTTCGTGAAGGGAGCAAGGCTCATGCACCTGGGAAAAGAGTATGAGGTACGGGCGAAAATAATTATAGGTGCAGATGGGATCGAGTCCAAAGTAGGCAGATGGGCGGGGATCGACACAGCCCTGAAACCTGTAGATATCGAGACCTGCGCACAGTACCTGATAACAGGTGCAGACATAGACCAGGAATACTGCGAATTTTATATAGGAAATGAGCTAGCTCCTGGAGGCTACATCTGGATCTTCCCGAAGGGAGAAGGCAAAGCCAACGTAGGAGTCGGACTTCTCGGGAGCAAGACCGGTAAATTCAAACCCAGGCCTGTCGATTACCTCAATAGATTTGTGAAGAAAAACTTCCCCAACGCCGGTATCGTAGAAATGGTATTCGGGGGAGTTCCGGTTTCGGGAAGCATTGAAAAAACCTCTACAAACGGATTAATGCTTGTTGGAGATGCTGCACGCCAGTCCGACCCAATAACAGGTGGCGGGATCCTGAATGCAATGGATGCAGGAAAGCTTGCCGGAGAGGCTGCTTACGAAGCCATATCCGCAGGGGACGTCTCCTTTGAAAAGCTCGAAGAAGTCTATGAAAAACGGTGGAGAGAAACCACAGGGCATGACATAGACATGAGCCTCATAGTTAAGAACTGTTTTATCAACCTCCAGGATGAAGACCTGGATGCCCTTGCCGGTTCCCTCAAGGAAGTCAAGTTTGAGAGAATGAGACTTTTTGACCTTCTGCAGGCACTCTTCAAAGCCAATAAAAAACTGCTCTGGGACCTTCGCATATTTTTCAAGGACGCAGCAAAAGAAGTAATTAAAAACAAAAATAATGCCTGA